tgaaaactttttacgaaattgaaaatttaaattaaatattaccgatgaaattatcgacggaataattaaaaaatattaatatttaattattcatcggtaaagcgccccaataaaaagcctgaatccccttatttcacaagagacatacccatttcttattattcttcttcttgttcttctacttcttcttcttcttcttcttcactatatgtaaaaaacatcattaaggtatgtcttcttcttcttcttcactatatgtaaaaaacatcatttcttatctatttctttatcttcttttctctcctcatctccttctcttttcctccatgcttgccgtcttcttcttctttcttcttttatcctcttagttttttttaattaatatacttaacgaaattttttctctctccttagcttcacttgcaactagattaaggtaagatttttcttttttcttcttttttcatgatttttttcactatatttgttttttattttatttttaattgtttttgttcttaataattgtataaatgttgttgtgagatttttttttcatatgagatcaatttttagtagatttatttataagatttttaaatttttagcaattgcaacttcatttttttcatatgaatttttttagttgaatttatttttttgttttatttatttgttgcaaatttgtttgagttgattttcttattcttttttccaagcattttgagtatatattatatagtgttaatttatgttaatttaattattttataattttataaaatgaatttttttaaatgtttttaaataattaccgacggaaattccatcggtaattccatcggtaaatccgttggtaataaaaaaatattattaccgagggatatactgaagaaatgaagcggataaatttatttttttattaccaacggatttaccgacggacaaaaaattaccgacgaaagattcaccgacggagcatttccgttggtgattccatcggtaaattaattaccgacggaatatgtgtcttacgctgacgaaaaattccgtcggtaaaactgttaaatcttgtagtgaaatttctttttcaattattatatatttaatatgaaaaaaaaattgctcatGAACattcaatgaaatatttttttgtcgattttttaCATGGTTTTATCACATTAATTAAGTGTTTTGCCTtcaatgacattaaaaaaattaagatattattttaatattttttattgaaacttgcttTTGATACTAtgatgatgtgttttttttatctaaaaaacaatacttccaagtaaaaagtatattttgttATAACAATAAAGAGATGCATTGATAAAGTAATGAAATTTAGATTgaagagatatattttttctacttatttcaaatgattgaaatttttaacaaatcCTTATTTTAATTGTCGCtctcttatattaaaaaatgtgctactaataaaaaaccatgtcattaattttaagaatatcaTCGATtgctttatgaataattatatggTAGCATGATatgtagatttgttttttaaaaaaaacaattgcttgTTAATATTGGATGAGAATAtaatatccattttttattgtaaatttttatatggttttctcaaatttattgttttaatgttttttcatgtaGGCAcgtaaaaatgataaattctttttttttttgttttccacaaTTATAATAGGTTTTTGCTTAAAGCACAAcgcttctcataaaaaaaaatatatgttttttttataaaaataaaaaagaaatgcataatttagaaaattaggtttttgattaaaaatatacttttttttttgtttttagttgaaGTTGTTATAGTTTCACTTAGAAGGTGCTtgacagtgtggtagcggttgcttttcaaataactttttgtgccgaaatgcatggcaatgatgtttttttattttttaaaaatcatttttgacattagcacatcaaaatgatccaaaacgtacaaaccatattaaattttagcaaaaaaaatttaaattttttgggaacgcggtttgcaccgcgttcccaaacatgttcttaatattttttttaccgctgtttgttttattcaataagCTATGttgctaatataaaaacatttcattgtcaaaataaataaagactttaataaaaaatatatttcacctccatagtttatatttaatgtgaatgtctatttttgttatcatataattgaataaaatttatattataaaaaataaaattattaaacccaattaaaCTCATGAATTAGGtaacaagttaactcgagtcaatttaaaaagttttttttttaagaaaagagagTGCTCGACCGAAACAACGACCAACAAAACAAAGACgttaattacatttttaatgAAACAAGATAGATTAACATTGTTcttgaaatatgtttttaaaagtcAACTAGTTAATCAAGTTATTAATACACCTATCAAATCAACAAGAGTTAGATTGTATCAACCACTATCCAGTTTAGTTTGAAATCTAACAAGGTTCGATATTGAGAtcccatttatttttgtgttttaaattttcttttaaaaaaaataaatttattttatttttttctttattttaaattgatttttttttcatattttcaaatcgttttaatgcactaatattaaaaataatttttaaaaaatttaaaatatatttttaatatatttctaaataaaaatcattttaaaaaataatatttatcatattttttaatttatccagAATCAACTATACACCTTGGATACCCGTGAGGCTAGATCGAGTTGCCAAAAGCTACCATGTATACACACGTCTCTCGCTCTCCATCTACAAATAAATGggtccaaatatatatatatatatatcaatgggGGCCCTAGTTGGAGAAATCAAGAATCTTGTCACGCTTGTTCCTTTACATAGTCAACACAACCGGCTATCATTGAAGGAGCAAACTGAGAAGAACAGTGCTGCTGTATACCATATTATCAGTTTCAAATTTTCAATGCACACCCATACAACTCTCTTATAAAGCATAGGATAAGTCAGACCATATTAGGATACATAACTTCTGATACATAAAGGCCAAGCATATCTCATAATCTGAGTGGAAAAGATGGCCAAGTTTTGTGTGTTGTTGTGTTTTAGCCTGCTGCTGATTTTCGGGTTTCCAGCTATTGGCTCTGCAACAAAGGAAGAGATTGGGATGTATGAGCTCAAGAAAGGAAATTTCTCTGTGAAACTTACCAATTATGGCGCACATATTATCTCCCTTCTTCTCCCTGATAAATACGGTACAGTTTTTCTTCatccattatttatttcttgaaatttatttgttaattccTTGTTTTGGGAACGTATGACATTGCATTTCAGGTTCAAGAAGATGAGTTCTCATGCTaaagttttgtttctttcttttgtgttaattaacaaattaaaacaggAAAGGTAGCTGATATTGTCCTTGGCTATGATACTATCAAGGAATACAAGGTGagatttgttcttctttttctttcttttccttgtttttgcTTTGGTTTTATGAAAGTATATGATTTCACATTATTTTGCAAATTGATCCACATTGTTGATTGTTCAATCTGTGTCTTCTCTTTCAAGCCAATGGCACTCAGATGGGTTCTTGTGCAGGACCACGACTAGCAGGgcaaaaaaagttattaaaattcCATTGGGTTAAAGCTAGATCAGCTAGCTGTATAATTTGTCGTACTCAAATATGTTTCTTCTCGGTAGTCtgatgaattattattattattatagttcaTATTAATTTATCACTTCAAAAAACACTTTGTCGTGTCTGTTCAAACTTGTCTGATTCTTCTTACAGTGCCGGCCGCTCTTCGTCTTATCTCGTGCtgcatttattaaatatcatagGCTGATCTGATGCATGTTCATAAGAGACAACGCAGAGAATAATACCATGTGACATATATTAGATATGTATCCTCTCTTGGTTAAATTCAAAAGTCAAATCTTTATCTTGGGAACTGCATTATTGAGTCTCAGCATGTGGTTTTTCCTTTGACTCTTTGGGATATATTTGACTTCAAcgaacaaattaattatattacttttggtttttattattattattgtattgcTGTGATGGATTTGGAGATATGCAACGAATTGTCTCTATGAAATTCTTGACTGATTCTTTTTAGTATGAACAGTCAGTGGATGTTAGTGGTCCAAAACATTAattgtcaaggaaaaaaaaaaagaaaaagaaaagaaaagaaaacatatggGTACGTACGTAGCAGATTAATTTGCTGGCCCCTCGAGATATACGAGTGGAAGATGCTTTTAGCTGTGGATTtcttaatgatgttttatttacatttaaaagAAGATCCATTCTCTTAAAGAACTAGTTTAAATGGCTGGTGAGATCATGAAAATAGTTCTGGTCATTAAACatttatattgtattaaaaaattattttaattcaaaagtttaaacaatagtttttttaatagtaatgcTCTAAAAGTTgtcactttgattttctttgttttcacttCATATATATCGGATTGATAACATTGTGCAGAATGATTCATCAAACTTTGGAGCCACTGTGGGACGAGTTGCCAATAGAATTGCTGGTGCTCAATTTACTTTGAATGGAACTCTATATAAACTAGTTGCTAATGAAGGGAAGAACATGCTTCATGGTAAAATATACATCTTACTACACCTTCGCTAGCAAAGTAGAATTTTTCCCCATATTGAGTAATTTTCTATCAACTTGAATCGAAGAGgtatcttctctctctctttttttttggcactAATTGCTTACATGCATGGATATCAGGCGGCCGTAAAGGATTTAGTACGGTTGTTTGGAAAGTGAAAAAGTACAGCCCTGAAGGACGTACCCCTTGCATTGTCTTTGCCTATCACAGCTTTGATGGTGAAGAAGGTCAGCATAGTCTTTCAAGCCATAATTTTTCACACTAGCTACAGGCTCAACACATTTATGTGTATGAGCATAAATGACACCTATACAGCAGAAATTAAAGTTATGAATACATTTTTCATATACACAGGATTCCCCGGTGATCTCCATGTAATTGTGGGATACAAGCTCCTTGGAGACAACAAATTGCGTATAACAATGAAAGCAAAAGCTCTAAACAAGGCCACTCCGGTTAATCTAGTTAACCATGCCTATTGGAACCTTGGTGGACACAATAGTGGTGATATCTTGTCAGAGGAAATTCAGATCTTCGCTTCGCACTACACTCCTGTTGACAGCCAACTCATTCCTACAGGAGAGATTGTGACAGTGAAAGGAACACCCTATGATTTTCTCAAACCCAACACCATCGGAAGCAAGATCAACAAACTCACTAATGGCTATGACATCAACTATGCACTTGATGGAAGTGGAAACGACAAGTTGAAGAAAGTAGCAATTGTGCGTGATAAGAAGTCTGGAAGAATGATGGAGATATTAACAAATCAACCAGGTGTGCAGTTCTACACAAGCAACACTTTGTACCAGAAGGGAAAAGGTGGATTCGTGTATGAACCTTATGCAGCTCTTTGTCTAGAGACTCAAGGATTTCCTGATTCAGTAAATCACCCCAACTTCCCTTCACAGATTGTGAATCCAGGGACGTACTATAAGCATCAGATGTTGATCAAGTTTTCGAATTTCTAGATAATTCGGGACACCAAACTTTCACATGAAAAAAGCAAGTGATTGTGTGTTTTCAGAGTGCTTTTGGCATAGTTTCGAAAATGGAGATCATTTGTACTTTCTATCATCTAAAGTcatgtgattttgttgttcaatgaaATCAATAATTGCTGCAGAGTGCAGAGATGTTGAATACTCCATATGTATTAAACAATCTTCTTGGCCACCTTTCAGTACTAAATGTGTTTTTCGCCATTGAAGTAACCAGTAATATATCTGAGGTTTCATTGAAGTTTATCACCATCAGGATCATATTACAGGTTTTAactattcaatttctttcatgGCATGTTGCCGAACAAATTAGGAGGTGTTTATAATGAGCACAAAAATTCACAAGATAAGCACAATCCTTGAAACCTTGCCAAGCTATTTTTTAGGTTGCACATACTTTGCATTCCTCTTTTATTCAACATATATAGCCACAAAAATAGTAAGAGCGTTGTTGTAGCAGACGAACCATCATATCGAGCCAGTTAAATTTTgactagtaaaaaacaaaacaaaaaatacttaatattaattatatatgtttaatgATAAAGTTGGAGAGTTTAGTGCTTACCAGAAACAATGGAAATTCATGTAGATATCTAGGCATTGGTAGGAATTTACGAGGGTAGGGGTCTTTTGGTTTCTATAgaccaaaaacaattttttaccATGTTTAATGAGATGATTAAATTTCACTGACGGCATGAGAGGCTTTTATGGAGGAAGAGATTGGATACTACCGATCGTGTGATTTGGGCTCTTGGGGTTAATACTTTTGGCGTGACTCTCACTACTAGAAATTCGTtaaatagcaacggatttaccaACAAagtatttctgtcggtaatttgaggtcgaaattaccgacggaaactgttccgtccgtaattcagtcggtaactaccgacggaaaattttcgtcggtagttaccgactgaattacggacggaacaattttcaaatttaaaaaaaaagcggGTCGCTGATGTGGAAGTTTTGGTGGGGttatttttaccgacggactcactGACGGATTCAAAAAGACAGCCCATATagtgacgtgaccggttcaCTGTTTAAAATGCCGACgaaatcaccgagggattcgaAATGCCAGATCCGTTTGGTGACGTGTCAATTTTTCtgtcagaatcaccgacggcatcaccgacggagtttccgtcggtgaaaccgtcagaaaaagttaatatatgttcTCTCTGCCGACCTTGTCcacccctatttctccttcttcttcctaatcccaactctccccatctgcaaacaaccagcccccccgcCCCCtcaaacaaaaatctccctcatctcaacacaacaagttatatttcttgaagttttgtggtcacagcatccgtgttctgatttaccgacggattttatcaatttttataagtaattctatctttttaaattttaacatttaattaaatgttaattttattgtttttttagtatatgtattttgttagtagatgtacatgttttattgttatttctcaaacaaacttgtagtatataaatgtataattctatacctgttatggtttgttttagattttgtaagattgtatttgtttgtaaattgttaaaactttatggaactatcgaattacatgtgctgttttgaaataattaatagtttgcttaatgggtccgtttaaagttttattaatggtattgcggagtggtaatttccgtaaatttatatatattaatttgtatggacgttgataaatgataatgaa
The DNA window shown above is from Populus trichocarpa isolate Nisqually-1 chromosome 4, P.trichocarpa_v4.1, whole genome shotgun sequence and carries:
- the LOC7472563 gene encoding uncharacterized protein LOC7472563 translates to MAKFCVLLCFSLLLIFGFPAIGSATKEEIGMYELKKGNFSVKLTNYGAHIISLLLPDKYGKVADIVLGYDTIKEYKNDSSNFGATVGRVANRIAGAQFTLNGTLYKLVANEGKNMLHGGRKGFSTVVWKVKKYSPEGRTPCIVFAYHSFDGEEGFPGDLHVIVGYKLLGDNKLRITMKAKALNKATPVNLVNHAYWNLGGHNSGDILSEEIQIFASHYTPVDSQLIPTGEIVTVKGTPYDFLKPNTIGSKINKLTNGYDINYALDGSGNDKLKKVAIVRDKKSGRMMEILTNQPGVQFYTSNTLYQKGKGGFVYEPYAALCLETQGFPDSVNHPNFPSQIVNPGTYYKHQMLIKFSNF